One genomic window of Melanotaenia boesemani isolate fMelBoe1 chromosome 20, fMelBoe1.pri, whole genome shotgun sequence includes the following:
- the LOC121631638 gene encoding solute carrier family 2, facilitated glucose transporter member 1, which yields MRVRITEAKFHAMQRHLTATLLTSILAAVLGSLQIGYHTGNVNAPAKIIEEFFNHTWRARNNQSMPDHSLTLLWSLSVSIKDFGALLGSLGVKFLADSYGRRNSILIVNALSVAGASIMFSSKASESFEVLILGRLVFGLFCGLVMSLNPLYIQEVSPTSLRGAFATLNQVSFASGILVGMVVGLETVLGTERYWALMLSLSLIPALTQYLVLPFCPESPRYLLINRGKESQAEVALQRLRRRADKVFTELEEMKEEAAHSQSGVTIHDFFKKRSYRQPIIIVLVINLGSQLSGFNAIINYSTRMFQAKFDEAKYLTLGVGAVNVIFTLVAFFLMERAGRRRLLLTGFISIAVCNLVMTVVDSILHLVPELRSLQVLLVFCLISAYELGPGPISWFIAAELFDQPGRPIAMAFTSMLNWGGKFVLALLFPPLLKILGAYIYLLFMVVALIAFSFTWICLPETKGRTFDDIAEEFRGAEGIPLHNNTGFNTFT from the exons ATGCGTGTTCGGATTACAGAAGCAAAGTTTCATGCCATGCAG AGGCATCTGACAGCCACACTCCTGACCTCCATCCTGGCAGCAGTGCTTGGCTCGCTGCAGATCGGCTATCACACCGGTAATGTCAACGCTCCAGCCAAG ATCATTGAAGAGTTTTTCAACCACACCTGGAGAGCCAGAAACAACCAGTCAATGCCAGATCACAGCCTGACTCTGCTGTGGTCACTCTCTGTCAGTATCAAAGACTTTGGAGCTTTGCTGGGTTCACTGGGAGTCAAATTCCTGGCAGATTCTTATGGCAG GCGTAACTCCATCCTGATAGTAAATGCTTTGTCTGTGGCTGGAGCAAGTATTATGTTTTCCTCCAAGGCCAGCGAGTCATTTGAGGTTCTCATCCTAGGACGCTTGGTGTTTGGTCTCTTCTGTGGTTTAGTGATGAGTCTTAACCCCCTCTACATCCAGGAAGTATCTCCCACCAGTCTGAGAGGTGCCTTTGCTACTCTCAACCAGGTGTCCTTCGCCTCTGGCATCCTGGTGGGAATG GTGGTTGGTTTGGAAACAGTGTTGGGTACAGAGCGCTACTGGGCCTTGATGCTGTCCCTGTCTCTCATCCCAGCCCTGACCCAGTATCTGGTTCTGCCTTTCTGTCCTGAAAGCCCTCGTTACCTGCTCATTAACCGGGGAAAGGAAAGCCAAGCAGAAGTTG CCCTGCAGAGGCTGAGACGCAGAGCAGACAAGGTGTTCACTGAGCTGGAAGAGATGAAAGAGGAGGCAGCACACAGTCAGAGCGGCGTCACTATCCATGATTTCTTCAAGAAACGCAGCTACAGGCAACCAATCATTATTGTCCTGGTCATCAACTTGGGAAGTCAGCTCTCTGGATTCAACGCG ATTATAAATTATTCCACCCGAATGTTCCAAGCCAAGTTTGATGAGGCCAAGTATCTGACTCTGGGTGTGGGAGCTGTCAACGTCATTTTCACCCTGGTAGCG TTCTTCCTGATGGAGCGGGCAGGCAGGAGGAGGCTGCTGCTGACTGGTTTCATCTCCATAGCAGTGTGCAACTTAGTAATGACTGTAGTCGATTCTATCCTG CACCTGGTTCCAGAACTGCGAAGCCTgcaggtcctgctggttttctgCCTGATCTCAGCATACGAGTTAGGCCCCGGCCCCATCTCCTGGTTCATTGCAGCTGAGCTGTTTGACCAGCCGGGAAGACCCATTGCCATGGCCTTCACCAGCATGCTCAACTGGGGAGGGAAGTTTgttctggctctcctctttccTCCATTACTG AAAATCCTTGGTGCTTACATCTACCTTCTTTTTATGGTTGTGGCTCTGATCGCCTTCAGCTTCACTTGGATTTGCCTTCCGGAGACAAAAGGCCGGACGTTTGATGACATCGCTGAGGAGTTCAGAGGAGCAGAGGGCATCCCTTTGCACAACAACACCGGATTCAACACTTTCACCTGA